GGTTACTACCGGAGATGTTTGTGTGTTGGTTCCGAGATGACCCATTGCAGGAATTGAACGCATTAAGTAGCTATGAACAATATCGTATTTTCCTAATTCAGATTCTTTTCTGGTTATTGCCTTGTTCAACTCTTCTGCAAAATTGTAAATTTTCCCTCGCCTAACGCCCAGTTCTTCTACATCATAGAGGTCTTGTTGTGCCTGATAATCATATTCTGATGTACAATATACAGTCACGTCATGGGAGCGTCCCGCAATATGATTAATAATTTGATCAGCAGAGTGAGTGGCACCGGTTCCCTCCGCAGAAGGCGCACTAGGGTGTATAAAAGCGATATCCATACATTGGTAGCTTGATTTTCTGGTATAAATACCCTGTGATCAGTCCTATCAAACCATTTTACGTTATATATAATGTAATTATACATAATTCGCTAGCATCATTATTGAGTTCATGGAAGCTGAGCTCACTATAGTCTGGTCTGGACAACATCGTACACCGCAGATCGCTTTGAGACACAGCTCAACGACCCCGGCAGTGTTCAGATAAGCGACTGCCGGCTGAGTAACCACCGTCGGGCGGGACTGAAAGGGGCCGCTGTCTCGGCGAACCCCGACGAAGCAAGGACCGCAGGACGGAGTCCAAGGACCGCAGCGAGTAGCAGAAGTCGAGACGGCGAGGGCTTTCAACACCGTCTCAGTCAATCTTCGAGCAGAATCGCTCATATCTGAACAGTACTAACGACCCCAACCGAACCACTCTTATTTGGATAGATACATGGAATGCTCAACGGGCGTCTCACAAGATGACTAAATATCTATACACACTTTGACACATTTATGATAAAAACTCCAATATTTCAAATATTCGATTATGAAGAGTAAAGTATTACTGGGATTCCTCTCAATTTTAGGGTCCAAACTCGGGGTGGTCTTACTCGGTTTAATCATCACACCGATTCTTGTTCGGTTACTGGGGAGCACATTGTACGGTGACTACGCATTTGTAATGTCTATGCTTGGTATTACCATGATTCTTGTCAATGCAGGTATTTTTGATGGGACGCGGAAGTTCATGGTTGAGGACCGAGACCAACAAAATTGGCAGGACTACGTTTTTGGGTTCTATTTTCGTGTTGCGCTTGGGCTTGCCTTCCTGGTGCTCTTATCTTTCGTCCTGTTCGCATGGACTGGGTTACCCAGACAGTTGTTCGGAGTTGAATTTGTACTCTATTTTTATTTACTCGGAGTACTAGTTCTGGGACGGCAAGTATTCTCCGTCGCTCGTGGCGGTTTGATAAGTCTCGGACTTGAAAAGAAGAGTGAGCCTTTGCCCATAATTAAAAAGGTTCTCTTTGGTATCATCAGCCTTTCGCTCGTCTACGTAGGCTATGGTGTCGTTGGGGTTCTTGTCGGACAGATTGTCGCAACAGTTGTGGTCTCAATCATCGCATTAGTAATCTTGTTCAAAAGGTTGGATTTGGATGCTGTGTTCGGCCGTGTTCCTTCTGATTTCCCAAAACGGAGATTGCTATCATTTAACAAATTGAGTGTCGTATTTATCCTCCTTACGACCTCTCTCTATCATATTGATATACTCCTTTTGCAGCCTTTAGCGGGGAGTCAAGCAACTGGGTACTATCGAGCATCACTTGTCATCGCGGAGTTCCTCTGGCTCGTACCAAACGTATGTCAGACGGTTTTACTACACTCCTCATCAGAACTCTGGTCAAAGAAACAGACAGACGAGATCACGGAATTAATATCTCGCGTAACTAGGTACAACATCGCGTTTTTGGTATTGGTGGGGCTCGGTCTGACTGCTCTCGCCAAGGATTTTGTCCCGTTATACTTCGGAGCCGAATTTGAGGAGTCAGTTCTCCCGTTGTTGATCCTCCTTCCTGGCGTAATTGGCTTTGCCATCTCCCGGCCAATTTTCGCAATTGGACAAGGAAAAGGGAGCCTCCGCGTACTTATTATGGCGACGGGTACAGCAGCACTCATCAACCTTTTTTTAAACCTCTTGCTCATCCCAGAATACGGCATGACTGGGGCAGCAATTGCGACGTCAATTGGATACGGATCTATGCTAATTTTTCACGTCCTAGCAGCGCGACAAATCGGCTTCAATCCTCTTATGGACCTACGACTTAACCGAATCGCGGTAACAGGCTTTGTCACAGCTATTGTAATCTTTAGTAGCACAGCGCTCATTGAATCAGCGATCCTTTCGCTGGTAGTGGTCCCGCCAGTCGGGTTTGTCGTATATATGTTGATTGGACTCAAAATTCGTATAGTCTCACCGGATGAAATACGCGAGGGCACGAACCGACTCCCAGATCCGATAAGTAGTCTCGTCAATTGGACAGCCGCTATAATTGATTGACTGAATCAGTCGTTATCTATTTAGTGAACTCCACAGCAATAATACCTATCTATTTACTGAATTTATAGAATAATTCAGCTCGGTCACCTCGCGGTAACTTCTCGGCCGTGAACCCGAACTCCTCAAACCGATTTCGGATATCCGTGGCAGAACTATCGAAATCCTCGACGGAGGGTCGCCTCTCGTTACCAGGGAGATGTACTTCACAGTAAACTACTCGGCAACTCGGTGCTGACAGCGCACGCTCTAACCCATCAATTACGAGCGGTTCAGCGCCTTCGACATCAATCTTAACCACGTTCGGCGGTGGTATCTCACCGTCGTCAATCAACTGATCCCCGGTGGTCGTTGGGACCTCAATGGTATCCTTGTTATCGCCGGGTCCGATTGCTGACGAGCCATATCCAATGTCCGACTCCTTGGGCTGGCTGAACCCAATAGTTCCGACCGAATTGGAGAGCGCCATCTCAATCACCTCAATGTGCTCAAACCCGTTACGGGAGATATCCTGTTTGAGTAAGTCGAGGTTCGGCGGATACGGTTCGAATGCGATCACATTCCCGTCTGGGCATTCATTAGCCGCAAATAACGAGTAAAGACCAGTGTTAGCACCAATGTCGTAGACGACATCGTCGGCCCTGATTTCATCAAGAAAATCGGCGAGTTCCTCTTTTTCTGAGTTGAATCGTTCGTGGTTTCGTTCCACCATCGCTACGGAAGGTGCCGAAAAGCGAACAGTCCACCCCTCTAGGGTGAGTGAACATTCGCCTCTGATCGACATCGTCCTGTAGTATGCGTCTCGACGCGCTTTTTTGAATGCTCGTTTAAGCAGAGTTTTTGCTCCTTGATTCTGATAGATAGAGAGGCTACGAGCAATGAGTGAGGACATGGTTACGGCTATGTTATCTCAGAGCATCCATATCTGTTTTGATATCCCAGATGATGCCTCAATTTTGTTTCTCATCACTGCTCGCTAGTCTTGGCTTTTTCGTTCCTTAGAGCCCTTGGCTCTATGGAAATCCTGCTATTAAGACCCTGGGGGGTGAACTCAGACCTGCCTTGATCGCGTATCAACAGGAGGAGTCAGTAACCGATATTTCGATAATAGTGAAGTTCACAAAAGAAGAATGGAACAAGAATACCGAATGTAAGTTCGCCCCTTGTTCTATATTTGTTCTACTTAATCGCCAAACATCTGGCGCATTTTCGGAGATTCTTTCTAAACTTCTCACTTGATAAATTATTAGGCTTACCGAACCCAATGGATAAAACCCACAGTCGATCGGGCCGAGTGCGTGAAAGCAAGTAACCTGAAACACTGGATCTGCAGACAGGAGCCCGGCATCAGCGAGAGCTGCACCAAAAAATGGGTCTCGCGAACGATCGACGCCGTCCTCGAGTTTTCGAAACACCGCCTCGTGGTCCGCAAACGCACGACCGTAAGAACGTCCCCAAGTATACCGAACGGCGATTGGTACGTCCCGTCGATACGGACGTACCGGGTGAACGTGCCGGCTTAAGCGGCAGGTCCAATACAGACCGCAGATCCGGATCGAGCGACAGACTACCGACGATGATCTGACCTTCCCGGTGACAGATGACGTCCACAGAAGCAAGTTCTTGCGATGCGAGCGGTTTCGCTAGCGCAATCGGATCGACAGCGCGCTCCAGTTGTCTGCCGAACCGTTCGTGTAGGTGATCTAAAAGCGCTTCCCGAAGCTGTCGCACTGAACGCCCTTCGGGACGGACAGCTGCTGTACGGTGTCGCCAGACGAAAGCGGCAGATGAATGGCGACTCGATACCTTGAACGAGGAAAGGGAACGACGACAACGCGAATTTATTGACCGCTTCGCCAAGAGTGGAATCTAATGGTCGACGGAGACGTTGTCGTTCATTGCCTAGAGTTGATCAACCAGTCTACAAACGAGTACAAGGAGATGCGAGATGTATTATTGTATGTCACAGGTCTGGCGTGAAACGACGGAGTACGAAAACTCTGGATAACTGACGGTCACCGTAAAACTGTCCACGCGGCCTCTCACAGCCTCTCGAAGAGGAGCCACTCTCTGGGTGAACCCCATCTCAGCCGATCGCGCCTATTCGTGTGTAATCGGTACTGTACGTGTCTCACAGTTGGAGACGACAGGTGCGCACGAAGGACTGGAGAACAGATCGATCGGTGATGGCATGGACGAAAATCAGTCGAATGCCTGATCCACTACATCGGTATCCTTCAGCGTGTCCAGATCAAATCAGCGTCGCAAGTCCTTTTTCGAGTGAAACCGACGGTGAGAATCCGAAGTTCGATTTAAGTTTAGAAATATCAGCACGACTTTTCTCGATATCACTAGGACGTGCATCGACGTGAACGATTTCCGATTCCGAATTCGCGATTTCACGAATCGTTTCGGCTAGCTCGAGAATAGAGACGCTCTCTCCGGTTCCCACGTTGAATACGCCAGTTGCCTCGGAATGTAAAGCCAACAGGTTCGCCCGCACAATGTCCTGAACGTGGACGAAGTCTCGAGTCTGCGTCCCATCGCCTTCGACCGTAATTTCGTTCCCAGTGGTCGCCTGTTCGACAAAGACGCCGATAACGGCACTATAGTCGCTATCGAGTTGGCCCGGCCCGTACACGTTGAAGTATCGAAGTATAACCGCGTCTAGATCGAACTCCTCGATGTACAGCTGAACGTACTCTTCCGCAGCGAGCTTCGAGACTCCGTACGGAGATGTTGGATTCGTCGGCGCATCCTCGGAGATCGGCACCGACTCGGGCTGGCCGTATACCGCTGCACTCGAGGCAAACACGAAACGAGCGGACTCGTCATGCGCTCGCTTGAGCAGCTTCAGAGTCGCAGTAACGTTGATGTCATGCGTGAGCTCGGGATGATGCATCGACTTCTCGACGCTGATCAACGCCGCTTGATGAAAGATCACGTCGACGTCCGCGGTTGCCCGATCCAGATCGTCATCGTTCCTAATATCTCCCTCGATTAACGTCGCTTCGTCCGGAACGTTCGATCGAGAGCCACTCGATAAGTTATCGAGCACGCGCACCTCGTTTTCGTCAACAAGTGCCTCAACGATATTGCTCCCGATAAAGCCAGCGCCGCCGGTAATGAGAATCTCTTTCTCGGAGAGAGATGGCATTCCGTCGTGCGAACTCATTCGTCAGAGGCGAACTCCCTGACGTCGGATAACACTTTCCAGATCTGTCGAACGACGATCTTCACATCGAACCAGAAGGATTGGCGACGAACGTATTCGAGATCGTACCAGAGTTTCTTTCCCGGTTCGTGGCCAGTTACGTCGTTGATCTGTGCAAGGCCAGTGAGACCCGGTTTGACGAACCAGCGTTTCTCCCAGTCGATACCGTCCCTCTGTATTTCGGTGTCGAGCTCCGGCCGCTCGGGCCGAGGTCCGACGACGCTCATGTCACCGACGAGTATCGACCAGAGCTGCGGAATCTCATCGAGATGCGTCTTCCGGAGGAGACGACCGACACGCGTTACACGTGGATCAACATCGCCAGCATCTTCTTCGCTGATCTTCGCCCCCGTCTTTGATTCCGCATTCTCTACCATACTCCGGAACTTGTACACGGCAAACGATTCTCCGAACACTGCAGTTCGGTCCTGTTGATAGAGCACTGATCCGCCATCGTCAAGCTTGATAGCTGCCGATATAGCGACGATTATAGGTGCAAGTGCGACCAGTGCAGCCGTCGCGAATGCAATGTCGAACAGCCGCTTGAACAGGTGATCCAGCGGATCCCACGGCTCGAGATCGATGTCGACTAAGTCCCCAACATCACCCTCGGCGACCAACACGCTGTCGGCGTACTCCCGATGGACCTTCGCATCCACGCCGTGTTCGTAACAGGCATCTAAAGCGCCAAAAAACTCCGCTCGATCGGCCTGGCGAAACGCTAGGACGACGGTGTCGATGTCGTATTCGACGAGCGTATCCTCGAGTCGAGAGAGCCCGCCGATCCGAGACAATTCGTCGAGGGCTTGTTCGAGTTCCTGATTCCCACCGGTGTGCTGCAACGCCAGTCCACCGTCGGCAGTAACTCTCATCCCGTCGTCCTCGCCGATAGCGCCCTCGTTGAACTCGTAGTAGTCCACGCTCGAGGGACAGAGATACCCGAGGACGGGCGCGTCCACGGCAGGTGCGATGCGTTCGATCTGCGCCAGATCGTCGCCGACGAGGAGCGTTCGCCCGTCGGCCCCCTGTGGGCGGCGCCGGATCCAGACGAACCACGCGGGCAGGACGATTCCGAGCAGCCCGATGATCATCACGAGCGTCGCTCGCGGCAGCCGGTGCGACCACTTGAAGTAGCCAAGTGTCGCGAGCGCGAACCCCGCCACGACAACGCGTTTTTGGACCAGTACCACGGTATCCAGAATCCGCCGCGGGCGGGGTTTGTACAGCGGCAGGAGACTCACCGTCACCGTCACGACGGATAGCAGGACGGCCAAGTAGAACGATTCGCCGGTGAGTACGGTGGCCTCGAGCCGATTGAAAAGCGGCACGTACGTGGTAAACAGCGTCTGGGAGAGTTCGTGGTTGGCGGCGACCACGGCGGCGAGGGTCAACCCGATCACGCCGAGGAGGCTCACGACACGAAACCGCCACCCAGTAAGCATTCGTTACAGGGAAGGTTCCGACAGTGGCATAAGTTTGTTGAAAGGCGAGTTCCTCCGGGCGGCCTACAGGCTAAGCCGTGTGCCCCGGGATTTGACTCCGGATTCCGAAGTAGACGTTTTTCCCGATGCTCGAGAGATTGAATACACAGTCTTCATTCGAAAACAGTTGACGAAGTCGATCGACGGTAACGGGGTGACTTTCGCTAGCACCGTGTCAAAACACCTATGGCCTTTCGAACGACTCACCACTGGTATGAACACTCCGGGTGAGCTATGGAACTGATCGACGAGAAGGGGAATCTCTTCGGCGTCGTCAACGTTATCGATGCACTTGTGGTTTTACTCGTTCTCGCGGTCGGTATCGCCGGTATTGCGGTCGTCGGCGTTCTCGGTCCAGGAGACGACACTACGGACGGTGACAACGGTCCATCGATCGAAACCCGCTACGCAACGATCGATCTCGACACGCAGTCGTCCTCGAGCGCCGAAGCCATCGCCACGGGTGACAATATGACAAGCGGCGTCGATGATGAACGCCTTACGGTTACCGATGTCTATGCGATTCCGACCTCGAGCGAGACGGCCGACGTAACCGTCCGCACCGAGGTCGAGGGAACACAGTACGAGAACGGTACGCTCGCGTTCAGCGGCAGCGAGTTGGCAAGCGGCCACAATATCTCGATCCAAACCGATGAGTACGACGTAACCGGCTCCATCAAGACTGTCGAGAACACGACCGCCAAACTACAGACCAACGAAACCGAGGTCTTGTTCGAACAGACGGTCGACCAGGAGACGGCCGAAGCGATCGAGACTGGCGACGAATCACAGCTCGGCAACGAGACGATTGGAACCCTCGAAACGGTCTCTGTCTATCCCATCGGCAACGGACAGTACCGTGTTATCGCCGGCGCGACGCTCGAGACCCTCGCAACCGAAGACGACCCGCGGTACGGCTCCGCACTCGTCGAGCCCGAATCGACGATTGCGTTCTCGACGGCCGAGTACGATCTCCAACCTACGATACGCGAACTCGGAACAACGGAGGAACCAGGCGAGCCGACGACGACCACCGTCGAAATCGATCTCAACCAACTCGGAGACCGCGAAGCATCCCAGTTCGAACCCGGACTAACCGAGACGGCGGGCGGTGACACGTGGGCGACGGTTACGAGCGTCGACCGCGAACCGGCCTCGGTCATCGTCGAAACCGAGGATGGCAATCTGCACGAGCGCCAGCACCCAACCAAATACGACGTGACTCTCACCGTCGAACTGCAGACCCGCGAGACTGATCTCGGGTTGCAGTTCAAGAGCCAGTCCTTCCGGAACGGTGAGACTATCTATCTCGACTTTGGTGTCACAACCGTCGAGGAACGCGCGTGGATCGTTGACTGACAATGAGCGATTCGAACGCTGACTCGATACAGCAGACGCTCGAGGCCCTCGAACAGCGGCTTCGAACGGGTATCGAACGCTCCCGGCTCGCCAGCACGGTACGGACCCTCGGCCGGTACGTTCGTCACTCGTGGCTGTACCGGTGGCTCACGCCGGAACCCGACCCGGAGGTGATCGTCATCGATCTCCGCGAGACCTACACCGTCGGGCCGTTCATCCGCCTGCTCGATCGAATGCTCGGACACTGTGCGCGCGCAACACCCTCCTCGAGGACTGTCGAATTCTCACACCGCGTCGAGGATCGGTTCCGCGCACGGCCGCTCCGAGTGCTCGGCGCCGCGATCCTCGGGGGAGTCGTCTTCTCAGGACTCGTTTCCATCGTCCTCGGACAAATCGGGACTGGATGGGTCATCGGTCACGCCGTCCTCGCCGGACTGGCCGTCCTCGGACTGCGCTCGGAACGGTCCCTCGAGGACCTGACCGAAACCAGAGCGTGGGAGCTGCTCGTTGCTGCGTTCGAACCGCCGGAGCCACCAACTGAATCCGAAATAGCGACTGAGGAAGACGGATCGGTCGACGATTCGGGAACGCCCGCTCAGGACGGGCTTCCGTCGGAGAAAACACAAGGTCGGAGTTCAGATAGCAGTCAATCTTCGAGGGAGGACGTTTAACGGGCGAATTTTCGGATAACTCTTCGATCTAGTCTCTCGTATGGACTGCGCTGAGGGAGTACGTCGACACAGAAGTTACGCGGTCAACAACGCGACCCCACCGCCGCCGACGATCGCCAGCCCGCCCAAGCCGAAGCAGACGATCCAAAACGGGATCCGTTCGACGACGCGCATCAACAAGCCGATGGTCGCATATCCCACGACGGCGCTGGTTACGATCGCTAGCGCGGCAGCACTCGGACTCACGCCGGGCACACCGCCCTCAGTCACGACGGTCAAGACGCCGGCACCCAGACCTGCCGGAATCGAGAGCAGAAAGGAAAGCCGAAACGCCGACGGTGCCTGATACGAGCGAAAGAGCAGAACGCTCGTTGTCACACCAGATCGTGAGATTCCGGGCAGGATTGACAGCCCCTGAAATGCGCCGACGATCACGGCGTCCCGAAGGGTCGGCTCATTACGGTCCTCGAACGCAACAGACTCGGAGACCAACTGCAACACCCCGGTCGCGACGAGCAACGCGCCGATCGCTGCGATAAACAGCCCGCCGCTCAGTTCGTTCACGAAGTCTGCAGCGAACACGTAGAGCGGGATACCGACCAGTCCCGTCGCGAGACAGGCGACGACGACGAATGTCGTCACCGCGTTTGCACCGATAAATGCCGTCGACGGGCGCCACTCGGGAACGGCTGCAAAACTCTCTCGAATATCGTCACGATAGTACAGCGCCGACGAGAGCGTCGTTCCGACCTGCAGGAACAGCGCCAGCTGCAGTGCGTGCTCCGGCGACGTGCCGACGAGCGTCAGGAACAGCGAGAGGTTCCCCTGCGAGGAGACCGGCAGCCACTCGACGATACCCTGGACGATGCCGGCGAGAACTGCGACGAGAAATTCCCAGTTCGCGGAGGTACTCACAGGAGGGGCTACAATCGTATTCTCGAGCACGATGTTAAGCATACTCACGTTCACGACCACGATCAGGAGCGACGAACCAGCGGCTCGTACTCGCTGTCGTAGACGGCCTCGAGATCCTCGAGGGCAATCGTGTTGTGGCCATCACTGACGAACCCTTCGGCGAGGTGACCGCCGCTAAATCCGGCCGCATCCGTACTGAGAAGCTGCATTGTCGTTGTACAGAGGTTTTATCGAGCGTACTTTTAGGTTGTTATTCAGCTGAATATCTCACACTGTGTTCGGTCAGTCGCCGACCGAAACCGATTGACCGTTCAGAACGTCGTCCTCGGAAACGGTCACCGTCTGATTCCCAACTGCGTACTCGCCTGCGTACGGGACCGTCACCGTCCCTTGGCCGTCGTCTCCGATAGCCACGTCGCGTTCGTAGGTGATCGACTCATCGGACACCGATACCGTCGTCTCGAGGGGCACGGACGAACCCGCCTCGCCGGAGACGTCGAGCGTCGCACCGGGGACGACTGCGAACGCAGCAACGTCGTCGTCGACGAAGAGCGCCTGGTAGTGGGCGACGCCGTCAGTTTCGTTCCCGGCCGAACCGTACCGCTCGAACAACTGCGCCTGCGTACTGTCTGCCGGCACATCCCGCTCGACGTCGGTGAGGACGACGTAGCCGACGCGGCCGTCGAACCGATCGTACCAGCCGTCGGGATCTGAACCGGTGACGAAATCGACGTAATTGCTCTGTGCGTAGCCGTACCCTTGCGACTCGCCATTCACAAAGTGGTTGTACATCCGGTTGTCGCCCCACTCGCTCAGCACGTAATTCGATGGGTACTCCCGCTCGACTGATCCGGCGTGATCGTCGATCGCCTCGAGCGCGGCAACCTGTGAGTCGTCGTACGCCACATCGGAAGTCAACCCGGGCACGTAGATCAGACTCATACCGAACACGAGTAGGAAAATTCCGACGACGTACACGGCTGCACGACCATCGGGAAGCGCGATCGACGGCTCCGATCGACCGCCGTCCGAAGCCAACGACGGTGCCCGTGCGCGATCAGCCGGTGACGGCGAGTCGCCGCGGAACGGGACGGGACGACGCGCGAGATCGACCGCGGACAGCACGTACACGAACCCGAGTCCGCCGAGGATCGCGAGCGGAATCGCGAGTTGGCTGGCAAACCG
The DNA window shown above is from Halopiger xanaduensis SH-6 and carries:
- a CDS encoding sugar transferase produces the protein MLTGWRFRVVSLLGVIGLTLAAVVAANHELSQTLFTTYVPLFNRLEATVLTGESFYLAVLLSVVTVTVSLLPLYKPRPRRILDTVVLVQKRVVVAGFALATLGYFKWSHRLPRATLVMIIGLLGIVLPAWFVWIRRRPQGADGRTLLVGDDLAQIERIAPAVDAPVLGYLCPSSVDYYEFNEGAIGEDDGMRVTADGGLALQHTGGNQELEQALDELSRIGGLSRLEDTLVEYDIDTVVLAFRQADRAEFFGALDACYEHGVDAKVHREYADSVLVAEGDVGDLVDIDLEPWDPLDHLFKRLFDIAFATAALVALAPIIVAISAAIKLDDGGSVLYQQDRTAVFGESFAVYKFRSMVENAESKTGAKISEEDAGDVDPRVTRVGRLLRKTHLDEIPQLWSILVGDMSVVGPRPERPELDTEIQRDGIDWEKRWFVKPGLTGLAQINDVTGHEPGKKLWYDLEYVRRQSFWFDVKIVVRQIWKVLSDVREFASDE
- a CDS encoding lipopolysaccharide biosynthesis protein, which codes for MKSKVLLGFLSILGSKLGVVLLGLIITPILVRLLGSTLYGDYAFVMSMLGITMILVNAGIFDGTRKFMVEDRDQQNWQDYVFGFYFRVALGLAFLVLLSFVLFAWTGLPRQLFGVEFVLYFYLLGVLVLGRQVFSVARGGLISLGLEKKSEPLPIIKKVLFGIISLSLVYVGYGVVGVLVGQIVATVVVSIIALVILFKRLDLDAVFGRVPSDFPKRRLLSFNKLSVVFILLTTSLYHIDILLLQPLAGSQATGYYRASLVIAEFLWLVPNVCQTVLLHSSSELWSKKQTDEITELISRVTRYNIAFLVLVGLGLTALAKDFVPLYFGAEFEESVLPLLILLPGVIGFAISRPIFAIGQGKGSLRVLIMATGTAALINLFLNLLLIPEYGMTGAAIATSIGYGSMLIFHVLAARQIGFNPLMDLRLNRIAVTGFVTAIVIFSSTALIESAILSLVVVPPVGFVVYMLIGLKIRIVSPDEIREGTNRLPDPISSLVNWTAAIID
- a CDS encoding FkbM family methyltransferase, which translates into the protein MVERNHERFNSEKEELADFLDEIRADDVVYDIGANTGLYSLFAANECPDGNVIAFEPYPPNLDLLKQDISRNGFEHIEVIEMALSNSVGTIGFSQPKESDIGYGSSAIGPGDNKDTIEVPTTTGDQLIDDGEIPPPNVVKIDVEGAEPLVIDGLERALSAPSCRVVYCEVHLPGNERRPSVEDFDSSATDIRNRFEEFGFTAEKLPRGDRAELFYKFSK
- a CDS encoding NAD-dependent epimerase/dehydratase family protein, yielding MSSHDGMPSLSEKEILITGGAGFIGSNIVEALVDENEVRVLDNLSSGSRSNVPDEATLIEGDIRNDDDLDRATADVDVIFHQAALISVEKSMHHPELTHDINVTATLKLLKRAHDESARFVFASSAAVYGQPESVPISEDAPTNPTSPYGVSKLAAEEYVQLYIEEFDLDAVILRYFNVYGPGQLDSDYSAVIGVFVEQATTGNEITVEGDGTQTRDFVHVQDIVRANLLALHSEATGVFNVGTGESVSILELAETIREIANSESEIVHVDARPSDIEKSRADISKLKSNFGFSPSVSLEKGLATLI
- a CDS encoding undecaprenyl-diphosphate phosphatase — translated: MLNIVLENTIVAPPVSTSANWEFLVAVLAGIVQGIVEWLPVSSQGNLSLFLTLVGTSPEHALQLALFLQVGTTLSSALYYRDDIRESFAAVPEWRPSTAFIGANAVTTFVVVACLATGLVGIPLYVFAADFVNELSGGLFIAAIGALLVATGVLQLVSESVAFEDRNEPTLRDAVIVGAFQGLSILPGISRSGVTTSVLLFRSYQAPSAFRLSFLLSIPAGLGAGVLTVVTEGGVPGVSPSAAALAIVTSAVVGYATIGLLMRVVERIPFWIVCFGLGGLAIVGGGGVALLTA
- a CDS encoding DUF4330 family protein, with the protein product MELIDEKGNLFGVVNVIDALVVLLVLAVGIAGIAVVGVLGPGDDTTDGDNGPSIETRYATIDLDTQSSSSAEAIATGDNMTSGVDDERLTVTDVYAIPTSSETADVTVRTEVEGTQYENGTLAFSGSELASGHNISIQTDEYDVTGSIKTVENTTAKLQTNETEVLFEQTVDQETAEAIETGDESQLGNETIGTLETVSVYPIGNGQYRVIAGATLETLATEDDPRYGSALVEPESTIAFSTAEYDLQPTIRELGTTEEPGEPTTTTVEIDLNQLGDREASQFEPGLTETAGGDTWATVTSVDREPASVIVETEDGNLHERQHPTKYDVTLTVELQTRETDLGLQFKSQSFRNGETIYLDFGVTTVEERAWIVD